GGTGTAAGCTATACTtgtccacttctcaaacaaGAATACTTTTCCTTATGAGATTTCTCTCTGAAATCCAACACTACCATTTCACCtgaggccacaccaatataatttcttgtttttcgGACATCTAGTGAAAAAAGGTATGAGAGGGCgagcaattaaataataaagtttgtattttttgttgcaAAACATTTAAGTggtacataaataaattttgtgcagatggttatattttttctacttgcctctaatttataaattaaaactgtttttaaatgcgAAAAATAGAGCAGAAAACGGGCAGAATTTCCTGGATGAGGgatgttgataatattatttgtagagttttatttaaatacgaGTGCGCGGGGTTCTACAAAGAAGACATGTTGGTGTGACCTGGATATTTCTTGGGGCACAACAGGTTAGGGGGATACATGTAGGCTCAAACTTCAGACTCTTCAAGTGAAGTTACCATTAATATACCAATTGAACTAGAGTTATAACCCACTATCTATACTGgcatgcgaccagttctcgcagAGTACCAtatctcgccagtacattgtgacgtcattttctcaacatataaaataatagacgaaaaatgacatcacaatgtactggaaagaaatggtactcggcgagaactggtcgcacgccagtaaaTGTTAAACCTTTTAAATAAACTATCGCTATAGCGAAGACTGAAGGTATACCCAAATAATTCCATATGATgtgattttaatttcttaaaaattaaaaaataagcaatgtGTATATCAAAGTACAAGTCAAATACTGTATAAGGATTTGTTAACATCAATAATTGATAGTTCTTCAATGGGAGTAATTGTTTCTGCAGACAAGTAGTCATAATTCTCTTTCTGAGAAACTGATATAATGTCAGGAGAATCAACAGGTGCAGTGTTTATGAAAATTAACCCCTCGTAGATAATAAAGCTTCCTAAGAATAGCACACAAAGAAAAGGGGGAATAGCGACAGCAAAAAACTTGTTTGGCCAATAGGTAAGTCCCATCCATTCCTGGTATGATCTTGGAATGTAAGCCCACATTAAATAGATGACGAATGAAACGTAACATAACAGACACGAAACAAATCCATACGTCGCTCTTTCCGGTACAAGAGATGGTGGAGACTTTGCATCTTTTTCCATATCTTATTTTCTTCTTCTAAAACTATAGTATAGTGCAAGATTCACACCACAtccttcttttcaaaacaatgtttaGCATTCCGATCCCAACTCAAATTGCCCCTCGAATATTTTCCGATCCCGATGTAAAACGCAATAACCTTTACATCCTATCGAGTGATCTGCTAATGATCATTAAGCATTCTTAGACTTAAATCAAAACTTGTACActgtcaaaaaaataaaaatgcttttaaaatgtgTCTCCTATATGATATTATCataatctaatgaatgattgaaattttgacttcagtttaaaaatatttcatggtCCCAATACCAGGAATCTTTAAACTGAGATGCAATTTgtttaaagaatgtttttaacaatttttttgaagtgatatcTGTCAGTAGCAGTAGCTATATAGGAAAAATACCTAAAGTTTCCAATTAGGCACCTCTTTACTGGTTTCATTCCATTCCATTTTCGTAAAGTactaatatcaaaataaagaaagtacatgtaatacaattaTGTTGAATCCAATTAAAAATTCCGTTTTTACTTTCTAAGCAGTGAAAAAGAGGGGTTTGTGATAACCCTAATATGGGTAAAATATTCTTCAATTGATGATAGAAAAACCAATTCAAAGGAGTCTCATATTATTTATTCctcaaatataaaaaacagTTGACCAAGGAGTAATGTAGTTGAAGAATTCAGTTCCAATAATATACACTACACCTCTATTCTATAGGAAAACAAAGATATAAACTGCACCTACTATAAACTACagtatatgttttatattttaaataaatataaatattttatatttgaaaattttataacaatttttataacAATCCATTCTTGCTCATATCAATCCTTGACCACTACAAGAGCTAGCACATTTACAACTGATTTCTCCCATAATAGAGATAGCTATAGAACTTTATACTTGAAAATTTGCAATCAAATCAGAAAAGGatattctatatttaaaaaGGTATCATCATTTCATAGACAATTAACATGTAAAGCTGCATAAACATTAACAagagttatacatgtaaaaaaaaatctagaagaaCTTATTCAGAATTCTTATAATCAAACTAACGGTACACTAAATCTACACTCCTAATActacttctttatttaaaaggaTAAGGAAAAACAGATCACATGTAATATGTGAATGCAAACAAGAACAAAATTGTAATGTCACACTTATACAAAAGTAGCATGTGTACATGACCAACAAAACAACTGTTATCAGCTCAGTCTCACAATAAATAAGAAATCAATGTTTAAATTCTACTCATCTATAAAAATTCAGAAAACAAAAGACCAGGTGTGTATCATTTGTAGGAATGGAATCACACACAAAGAAGAATATTGAACAAAGATATGGACATCACAATTGGAACTGTACAGTCTTATCACAAAGAGGAAAATGCCCTCGTGGTTTACGGATACACAGACTCAGAGGCCAAGATCTGCATAAAAACTCAACATCTCCATTGTAGATTTGTAATCCGACAGAATAGGGAAGAATtccaagaaaatgaaaacagaatTCAGTTTCCCTTCTGTCATTGAGAATTATCTCCCCTTCTTAGCAGCTCTTCAGTCAAGGAAGGCAGTGGTGGTGTTCTTTGCacatttaaaaacagaattgATGAGTTTTATAAAGCCAGTGTCCTTTGGTTTTTCTAGTCCACGCATAACTCTCTGTTTCATCACAGACACAAACTCCTTGTTGCTTAGCTGTCCATccgctgaaaaaaaaatatatgaattggAAAATTAATTAGTTATCAATGATCAATCAAATTTTAACTAGTTGAGTagttcatttttgaaaatttagagtGTAAAGTATCCCTACACATGTATTTCCtgagatatttcaataatacaatattttctGATGCAAACAAATCTCACCGTTTTCGTCAAACAAAGTGAAAACCAGTTCCACTACATGGTCCGAGAGCTTCACCCCTGCCACTGTGGCTGCTACATGCTTCAGGGTCTCTGAAAGAAAAGAAGGAAATCCCCATAGATAAATAAGAATAATGGTCAAGCAAGACCAAATTGTATGTATAAAAGTGCAAGGCATTTGAGTGTTTAAAACAAACCTAATATgtcaaattattatataaagaaCATGTCATTTTACTGATAAAAATGCAATACAGTCTGCAAACAGAAAATGTTAGCCATGAGCATAACCtgttttcattttacataatagaTGGGCCAATTTaacatatgaaattaatatgacGACAAGTCATTAATTACTCTACAATTCTGTACAAACAGGAAAATGGTTTGGTGTTTTAATGATTAACCACTATCACATTAAGTGGAACCAGCTGTTTATACTGGGTGCAGTAACTTTGCTCACCTTCATCAATTGAGACACCCGCAAGGTGGTAAAAACTAAGGGCAGTGTCCACATCATTAATGCTCTTTAGGAACATCCAGAAGTTCAGGTACTCATCAAAAGTTATACCCTGTAAAAAATAGTccaaaaaattgaatcaacATGCAGGCTGAGGGAAGCTGCTAATGATGATCTTGAGAAACATGTTTGACTAGACTTCCATATTTGGATTAAATCTGCTTAACCATGAAACAGAAAAGAGTAAAATTCAGTTTGATGAGATTATGCATACAGAAATGAcccttttttattattaagggggctcactacaccttgaaatagtttctcaaagcAGCACAAAATAATTCGATTATGATAGATAACATGATgtataagaagtatatatgtcaaataggccaaaaaaatgtgcaatttttaaatagatgaaaaattatacatttgtattttcaaaaatttagttcagtaaacatgaacgaAAGCCCACCGATGGATGATATATCAAACTCATGATATGCGGTTCACAAGTccgatactttaaccactgagctacgacgatacAAAACTAAAtcaattgatacaaacagtttaataACACATTTAAATTGCCATCCTGTGATGTAATGTCtcaaaaagtataagtctaggtgtaaTGAGGTATCTTAAGtgtacattaaaatatttttttattttgtttagcTCCAGACCTTTGGATCTTCCTTGTACTTCTTCTTGACCCTCTTCAACATGCGAGATTTCTTCTGGTCTGGATATCCTGCGTATGTTAGGAGAATTCGACCAAAATCCTTCTCTGAGATTTTCCCCTTTTCTTCATATAGTGGATCATATCGATCAAACTgcgataaaaaattaataaatgataacttttattGAAGTTATTTCAATATACAATAGCAATTACTACATACATGATAAAAAACCTTACATAAGTAACACGTTTCACATAATATGTTTTGTAAATTTATCTATAAGAATGAATGTCAAATAATAATGCAGCATATGCATTTATTGATTAAATACTGCAAagcaaaacaagaggcccaggggccacattgctcacctatGCCACATTAGCCATAACAGATCAGAAAAGCTTTAGACTCTTTAGAGTTTCAAATACAAagaatatcttgacaactaagtggAGTGTATCTTGTTCATAAAGATTTCCAAATTTTTCTCCACAAATTCTTAAGATAAATAATGAGCTCCTGACTTACTACCACATaggtttcagcttttctggccaaaaggtttttgagaagaaaacttttgtaaaataccaacaatttttcaataattcaaaattatttcccCTTCAAAGATTACCTGGccctttatttaaataaattgaaagcCCTTCCCCCATAGATGCTTTTTGCCAAGTTTGAATACAGTTGGCCCAGTGGACCTggagaaaaagatgaaaatgtgaaaagtttacaacaacaagGATGATGACAACAACGTACAACAGACAAACtttgattagaaaagctcacttgagccttcggctcaggtgaactaaaaatattttttttttagttaattaCATTTCTcaacaaaattttgatatggttttaatataatacatgtatcaatgtcaAAATTTCTGAAATGCAACATTTTAGATTGAGAATTAATAAAACTTCATCGCCAAGAAATTTTCTGCCTCTACCATAATCATAGCTATCTCTACTGAAATTCAGCTCCATGTAGTAAACATTGTTTTCCATTACTAGAATAGAATCCACCAACCTCAATGCGTAGGACTTCATTCTGTAGTCTCTGTTGGAATGTGAGAAATTCTTTGACAGTCAGTTTCTTTTTACCATCAGGGCCGAAAAAGAAGGTCAGGAGGGCGGAGCCAACACCCTTATTGACACTTCCTGTTGTACTATGATCCTTGTGACGTTTCCCAATACTGGTCTGGTTCCTAATGATGGCATTAACCTATAGGGGAAAAGAACTGATAAGAAATTCTGACCAGAATAATCAAATTATCTGATCGATACTTAtgacaaacaattttttactgGCTTGAAATTCGACTCagttttcaatttcaataaGCTGTTTCTATCTACAATAGACAATAAAGgaggtttttatttttaaatcagcatAATAATTTGTCTCGCCTTTTCAAACTCTTCAATGTCCACTTCCCCATCTCCATTGAAGTCAAACATCTTAAACGCGATCTGGAAATTCCTTGGTGGTGCTGAAATCAGTTGAACAAATATGCAGTTTAGTATGGCTGATTTATGGTACACAAATACATACAATACGTGGAAAGAAAAACATTACTGGTATTTTACAATTGTTGGATTGAGTATTTACGATAATGTCTAACTGCATTACTTTTTTGTCAATTCAAATTAAGTCAACTATTCTTACAAATCTTACTCAATAGTCATACAAATATTGTGATTTCACCCAgagttttattaaaacaatgctATGGTTGATATACCTATACCTCCCCCCTAACCTCTTCATCTTAATGTTAACATAAAATGATGTTCTACATTTCTGCAGCTATATGTTTGATCAACTCCACCTCTCCAGCCCCTATTttctgaaccccccccccccccccccaacccccatcCCCACCCCACCAATCTTACTGTAAGGTTTGAATGGACTGCTTACTTGACAGGACTGTCAACAGGAAGATATAATCGGAGAATGAGATGAGTCCACTCTCTCCCATCTGGTAGAAGATGCTGTCTTCTCCCAGGTTCCATTCCACTTTGCTATTCTATAAACCATGCAGAAAGAAGGAAAACAGTCTCAGATTACAattcttgtgaaaaaaaaattcaatgattgAGATGATGAATCAATACagttcaaaattatttcaaaatgagtacaaaagatgatttttttcttcagtgttGCTCAGTTCTAATTcaaagactttttaaaataatttcacagGTACATTTATCACATTTTAGTATGTACGTTTATTGAATATGCAGTGCATTAGTTTGCATGATTGGtggcattttttattttattttacaagctgTGATGTAGTTCAATTATTAGCAATTAGACTTAATTAACCAACATTGACTTAAGTTTAACTTTTAACCATTGtaaattcaaagaaataaacataatacaataaattTACAACAGATGTACTGAACAATATGATTATTGAAACACAATATTctttacaattattatttgtgtaaatcatataaaataattacaaatattaAACATCTTAGACATGCAATCATTTATACACTCATATCAATGTgagcaaacaaaattttttagtGTTGGTTTGTAAAATTTTCTTGCAACGGTTCattccagaaaaaaaattacattaaattcaTTCCCTAGGTTTTTGTGAGAGCAATAAAGTTGGTGCCAATTTTCAATTCGCAAGACTTCCTCAATTAATTCAACACACAATAGGTTGGTAAGGCTGAATAAATTCTGCAGGCAATGGGgtgataaaatgtaaaaaccttttcttcacaaattaattttgcacTTAGATATTCATCTTTAAATTTATCAAGTATGTGTGTTTCATGcgggtacatgtacaattatgtatgaattaaaatttttaaaaaaaacacggCCAGAAAAAGCAGTTAGCATTGCAGCCATTATAACTTTTACCTTAGTTTGTAAGCACTAAAAATTCTTTATCTCGTAAATGCCAGACAGTTTTGAAtaaaagataaatgaaaaaataaaaaagaattacgGTAAAGCTTAAATTTTAGAACCACAATGCCATGTAATGATGCATTGGTTTCTCTCAAACCAGTATGGTAAATGGTACATGGTAAATACAGTTTTACAAAAGTATAACCAATTGTAGTGTATCAAACTCTATGATGGTATTTGAACAGTTTATGACAAAAAATCTTTGAGCTACAGCCATTTTATATCctttacacatgtacattgtacataatcTTAAGAAGTATGTTGTACctgttttaaactaaaaaaatctCATTTTGGGTAATACCCGGTAATTAAaccaatgtatatatatataatgattaatGAAACTCACACCAGACCAGAAATATTTGcacaaatatgaaatattgcaaaataaattcaaaggCAAAGCCAAACATTGCCTTGTGCCACGCATTACAAGAAACACTTCTTTGCAATCAGTAAGAAAATCCACACAGAAAAGTGGTTCTTTGCCAAGTAGATAAACTATATCCATAACGTGttataaattattgttatacttttatgttaaatactgaaatctgattggttaagacgcagttcataattctttctattaccctcagcgttagcaacgcacttagcaac
This portion of the Magallana gigas chromosome 7, xbMagGiga1.1, whole genome shotgun sequence genome encodes:
- the LOC105341103 gene encoding calcium uptake protein 1, mitochondrial isoform X3, which produces MFRASKISSAAGISRTLIPSCRVSQPIMCRQSIQRRPCLSEISAPPPLPILCLQPARFYKTSPRLFIRRGAGYSGLPKTLQTNYKTSAYLVVMCMIMLGSGFKIFFDFGPFDSGDDKSVKAEEPEAVKGAEEESEESEENKVQKKKIGFREKRIIEYENRIRAYSTPDKIFRYFATLKVHSGDEKGSGSWEVYMTPEDFVRSITPGMKQPEGLDLDKFIKFDPQTGDFKQILNSKVEWNLGEDSIFYQMGESGLISFSDYIFLLTVLSTPPRNFQIAFKMFDFNGDGEVDIEEFEKVNAIIRNQTSIGKRHKDHSTTGSVNKGVGSALLTFFFGPDGKKKLTVKEFLTFQQRLQNEVLRIEFDRYDPLYEEKGKISEKDFGRILLTYAGYPDQKKSRMLKRVKKKYKEDPKGITFDEYLNFWMFLKSINDVDTALSFYHLAGVSIDEETLKHVAATVAGVKLSDHVVELVFTLFDENADGQLSNKEFVSVMKQRVMRGLEKPKDTGFIKLINSVFKCAKNTTTAFLD
- the LOC105341103 gene encoding calcium uptake protein 1, mitochondrial isoform X1; the protein is MFRASKISSAAGISRTLIPSCRVSQPIMCRQSIQRRPCLSEISAPPPLPILCLQPARFYKTSPRLFIRRGAGYSGLPKTLQTNYKTSAYLVVMCMIMLGSGFKIFFDFGPFDSGDDKSVKAEEPEAVKGAEEESEESEENKVQKKKIGFREKRIIEYENRIRAYSTPDKIFRYFATLKVHSGDEKGSGSWEVYMTPEDFVRSITPGMKQPEGLDLDKFIKFDPQTGDFKQILKKKILTVPRLCRLKVNSKVEWNLGEDSIFYQMGESGLISFSDYIFLLTVLSTPPRNFQIAFKMFDFNGDGEVDIEEFEKVNAIIRNQTSIGKRHKDHSTTGSVNKGVGSALLTFFFGPDGKKKLTVKEFLTFQQRLQNEVLRIEFDRYDPLYEEKGKISEKDFGRILLTYAGYPDQKKSRMLKRVKKKYKEDPKGITFDEYLNFWMFLKSINDVDTALSFYHLAGVSIDEETLKHVAATVAGVKLSDHVVELVFTLFDENADGQLSNKEFVSVMKQRVMRGLEKPKDTGFIKLINSVFKCAKNTTTAFLD
- the LOC105341103 gene encoding calcium uptake protein 1, mitochondrial isoform X2, whose amino-acid sequence is MFRASKISSAAGISRTLIPSCRVSQPIMCRQSIQRRPCLSEISAPPPLPILCLQPARFYKTSPRLFIRRGAGYSGLPKTLQTNYKTSAYLVVMCMIMLGSGFKIFFDFGPFDSGDDKSVKAEEPEAVKGAEEESEESEENKVQKKKIGFREKRIIEYENRIRAYSTPDKIFRYFATLKVHSGDEKGSGSWEVYMTPEDFVRSITPGMKQPEGLDLDKFIKFDPQKKKILTVPRLCRLKVNSKVEWNLGEDSIFYQMGESGLISFSDYIFLLTVLSTPPRNFQIAFKMFDFNGDGEVDIEEFEKVNAIIRNQTSIGKRHKDHSTTGSVNKGVGSALLTFFFGPDGKKKLTVKEFLTFQQRLQNEVLRIEFDRYDPLYEEKGKISEKDFGRILLTYAGYPDQKKSRMLKRVKKKYKEDPKGITFDEYLNFWMFLKSINDVDTALSFYHLAGVSIDEETLKHVAATVAGVKLSDHVVELVFTLFDENADGQLSNKEFVSVMKQRVMRGLEKPKDTGFIKLINSVFKCAKNTTTAFLD
- the LOC105341103 gene encoding calcium uptake protein 1, mitochondrial isoform X5; this encodes MFRASKISSAAGISRTLIPSCRVSQPIMCRQSIQRRPCLSEISAPPPLPILCLQPARFYKTSPRLFIRRGAGYSGLPKTLQTNYKTSAYLVVMCMIMLGSGFKIFFDFGPFDSGDDKSVKAEEPEAVKGAEEESEESEENKVQKKKIGFREKRIIEYENRIRAYSTPDKIFRYFATLKVHSGDEKGSGSWEVYMTPEDFVRSITPGMKQPEGLDLDKFIKFDPQNSKVEWNLGEDSIFYQMGESGLISFSDYIFLLTVLSTPPRNFQIAFKMFDFNGDGEVDIEEFEKVNAIIRNQTSIGKRHKDHSTTGSVNKGVGSALLTFFFGPDGKKKLTVKEFLTFQQRLQNEVLRIEFDRYDPLYEEKGKISEKDFGRILLTYAGYPDQKKSRMLKRVKKKYKEDPKGITFDEYLNFWMFLKSINDVDTALSFYHLAGVSIDEETLKHVAATVAGVKLSDHVVELVFTLFDENADGQLSNKEFVSVMKQRVMRGLEKPKDTGFIKLINSVFKCAKNTTTAFLD
- the LOC105341103 gene encoding calcium uptake protein 1, mitochondrial isoform X4, translating into MFRASKISSAAGISRTLIPSCRVSQPIMCRQSIQRRPCLSEISAPPPLPILCLQPARFYKTSPRLFIRRGAGYSGLPKTLQTNYKTSAYLVVMCMIMLGSGFKIFFDFGPFDSGDDKSVKAEEPEAVKGAEEESEESEENKVQKKKIGFREKRIIEYENRIRAYSTPDKIFRYFATLKVHSGDEKGSGSWEVYMTPEDFVRSITPGMKQPEGLDLDKFIKFDPQCLQTKNSKVEWNLGEDSIFYQMGESGLISFSDYIFLLTVLSTPPRNFQIAFKMFDFNGDGEVDIEEFEKVNAIIRNQTSIGKRHKDHSTTGSVNKGVGSALLTFFFGPDGKKKLTVKEFLTFQQRLQNEVLRIEFDRYDPLYEEKGKISEKDFGRILLTYAGYPDQKKSRMLKRVKKKYKEDPKGITFDEYLNFWMFLKSINDVDTALSFYHLAGVSIDEETLKHVAATVAGVKLSDHVVELVFTLFDENADGQLSNKEFVSVMKQRVMRGLEKPKDTGFIKLINSVFKCAKNTTTAFLD